One window from the genome of Dolosigranulum savutiense encodes:
- a CDS encoding Gfo/Idh/MocA family oxidoreductase, translating into MMMQLRLGIVGLGFRSPFVKHWHQPDGDSIITAVADLNQAAIETFKETITADVYATNDFQELLVRDDVDAVVILTEDYKHKEHALKVLEAGKHLYLDKPMAISIEDCDEIYRAWQASGQKMMIGFNMRYMPMYQTMKRYIDEGFIGEVKAIWVRHFVGFGGQFYYQDWHRNQKGTYSLLLQKASHDIDVIHMLTGSYVQKVAAFGDVDFYQDEANFEADNLEHQTDWPIDVEDNNVVIMQLANGVKASYLQNHFTPDYQRNYVIIGTKGRMENDELNGTITIKTRQTDALADKSDITIQMKPTEGSHAGADPKITQAFVDYILRDIEPDPTPWDGRMSVAVGVEATKSLRSGGGVRDVSQEKP; encoded by the coding sequence ATGATGATGCAATTAAGATTAGGAATTGTTGGGTTAGGCTTCCGGTCACCGTTCGTCAAGCACTGGCATCAACCAGATGGCGATTCGATTATTACGGCGGTGGCTGACTTGAATCAAGCAGCAATCGAGACGTTCAAGGAGACGATTACGGCGGATGTCTATGCGACGAATGATTTTCAGGAGTTGTTAGTGCGAGATGATGTGGATGCAGTCGTTATTCTGACGGAAGATTATAAACATAAGGAGCATGCTTTGAAAGTTCTCGAAGCAGGAAAACACTTGTACTTGGATAAACCGATGGCCATCTCGATAGAAGATTGTGATGAGATTTATCGCGCGTGGCAGGCAAGTGGGCAGAAGATGATGATTGGCTTCAATATGCGGTATATGCCGATGTATCAGACGATGAAACGATATATTGATGAAGGATTTATCGGTGAGGTGAAAGCGATCTGGGTCCGGCATTTTGTTGGCTTTGGTGGGCAGTTCTACTATCAAGACTGGCATCGCAATCAGAAGGGGACGTATTCACTGCTTCTGCAGAAAGCATCTCACGATATTGATGTGATTCATATGTTAACCGGCTCTTATGTGCAAAAGGTGGCGGCCTTTGGAGATGTGGATTTTTATCAGGATGAGGCGAACTTTGAGGCAGATAACTTAGAGCACCAGACGGATTGGCCAATCGATGTAGAAGATAATAATGTCGTCATTATGCAGCTAGCCAATGGGGTGAAAGCTTCTTATCTACAAAATCATTTCACACCAGATTATCAGCGAAACTATGTCATTATCGGCACAAAGGGTCGGATGGAAAATGATGAATTGAATGGGACAATTACGATTAAGACACGGCAAACCGATGCCTTGGCGGACAAGAGTGACATAACGATTCAGATGAAGCCCACGGAAGGCTCACATGCAGGAGCTGATCCGAAGATTACGCAAGCCTTTGTCGATTATATTTTAAGAGATATTGAGCCAGATCCTACCCCGTGGGACGGCCGGATGAGTGTAGCGGTCGGAGTCGAAGCGACAAAATCTCTGCGTAGTGGTGGTGGTGTCCGAGATGTGTCACAAGAAAAACCATAA
- a CDS encoding nucleotidyl transferase AbiEii/AbiGii toxin family protein, with product MKKSIFEKQVRDKSKETGLHIQEVQNLFAMERLLYSLSQTNYKEHFILKGGFLLTTKHGLQLRSTVDIDFTFRNAPLTVKSMKDMIVKANQYLDENEKITLNRLEETREHFEYSGYSARLTYHLDRSHYDFKIDVTTGEDLIDMNYSETIKALFGNDLIEIYSYSSEQIIADKFYTMIAYGSYDDTNSRMKDYYDMYMLNRMYSNLNYTDIVQAINKTMQQRNEMIHYKQYDQIIDYLSQSENQHRHWERYQDKTPYASDISFVEVMAEIKSVNQKIVEVEENRNN from the coding sequence ATGAAGAAATCAATATTTGAAAAACAAGTACGAGATAAGTCGAAAGAAACAGGGCTCCACATACAAGAGGTACAAAATTTATTTGCTATGGAGCGACTGTTGTATAGCTTATCTCAAACAAATTATAAGGAACATTTTATTCTTAAAGGTGGATTTTTGTTGACAACTAAGCATGGATTGCAATTGCGGTCTACTGTAGATATTGATTTTACATTCAGAAATGCTCCATTGACTGTCAAAAGTATGAAGGATATGATAGTGAAAGCTAACCAATACTTGGATGAAAATGAAAAAATAACTCTGAATCGGTTGGAAGAAACTAGAGAACACTTCGAATATAGTGGCTATTCAGCGCGATTAACCTATCATCTCGATAGATCACATTATGATTTTAAAATTGATGTGACAACAGGAGAAGATTTAATCGATATGAACTATAGCGAAACAATCAAGGCATTATTTGGGAATGATTTAATAGAGATTTACAGTTATAGTTCTGAACAGATTATTGCGGATAAGTTTTATACGATGATTGCATACGGGAGCTATGATGATACGAATTCTCGAATGAAGGATTATTATGATATGTATATGCTAAATAGAATGTATTCTAATTTAAACTATACGGATATCGTACAAGCTATTAATAAAACAATGCAACAAAGAAATGAAATGATACATTATAAACAATATGATCAAATTATTGATTACCTTTCACAGTCAGAAAATCAACACCGACATTGGGAACGATATCAAGATAAAACACCATATGCTTCAGATATTTCTTTTGTTGAAGTAATGGCAGAGATAAAGTCAGTTAATCAGAAAATTGTAGAGGTAGAGGAGAATAGGAATAATTAA
- a CDS encoding DUF6903 family protein produces MNQTWLKLLKFIAFLIFVYLVIYGQATVGRKYLLIQLVGVAGLVGLLWDYNRSFK; encoded by the coding sequence ATGAATCAAACCTGGTTAAAACTGTTGAAATTCATTGCTTTTTTAATCTTTGTTTATTTAGTGATTTATGGACAAGCAACAGTTGGTCGGAAATATTTATTGATTCAGTTAGTCGGAGTGGCAGGCTTAGTTGGGTTACTCTGGGATTATAATCGGTCATTTAAGTAA
- a CDS encoding HD domain-containing protein: protein MGMHAYFKSLTDLEKIYRCPGKFKFEEHSVAEHSFKVTKIAQFLGTVEEQEGAEVNWKLLYEKALNHDYPEIFIGDIKTPVKYADPKLREKLGQVEERMTFNFIEEEIPERFQAVYKDRLKEGKDETLEGKILSVADKVDQLYESFGEIQKGNPEELFTEIYEDSLRIILDFQELASVRYFIDLILPDLLAGTFTNQEKLKKISDAMLAASREK, encoded by the coding sequence ATGGGGATGCATGCGTATTTTAAGAGTTTGACCGATTTGGAGAAGATTTATCGGTGTCCGGGGAAGTTCAAGTTCGAGGAGCATTCGGTGGCGGAGCATTCATTCAAGGTGACGAAGATTGCGCAGTTCTTGGGGACAGTGGAAGAGCAAGAAGGCGCTGAGGTGAATTGGAAGCTATTGTATGAGAAGGCGTTGAATCACGATTATCCGGAGATTTTTATCGGGGATATTAAGACGCCGGTGAAGTATGCGGATCCGAAGTTGCGTGAGAAGTTGGGTCAAGTTGAGGAGCGGATGACGTTCAACTTTATTGAAGAAGAGATTCCTGAGCGTTTCCAAGCGGTGTATAAGGACCGCTTGAAGGAAGGGAAGGATGAGACGTTGGAAGGGAAGATCTTATCGGTGGCAGATAAGGTGGACCAGTTGTATGAGTCATTCGGTGAGATCCAGAAGGGAAATCCGGAAGAGCTGTTTACGGAGATTTATGAGGATTCATTGCGGATTATTCTGGATTTCCAGGAGTTAGCTAGTGTGCGTTATTTTATCGATTTGATCTTGCCTGATCTGTTGGCCGGAACCTTCACGAATCAAGAGAAGTTGAAGAAGATATCGGATGCGATGTTGGCCGCTAGTCGCGAGAAGTAA
- a CDS encoding sugar ABC transporter permease yields the protein MNKKKIERRFIFICLAPAILLFTVFLVYPTFEVFRMSLYRWGGLSGNKVFVGFDNFKYLWNDSGFYQAFQNTLFLIVMVTIITLVLAVFFANLLIREKFKGSNFFRVIFYIPNILSIVVIAGIFSAIYRPGNGLLDNLLGILQLDFLKRLWLGDQNIVIFSLAAALIWQAIGYYMVMYMSSIAAIPESMYESAEILGAGKWVQFKDITLPLIWNNLRTTLTFFIISTVNLSFLLVQAMTGGGPDGSTRVFLFYMYDQAYTNSTYGYGMAIGVIVFLFTFILSAILMGVTKRDVLEY from the coding sequence ATGAACAAGAAAAAAATTGAGCGACGATTTATATTTATTTGTTTAGCGCCAGCTATTTTATTATTTACTGTTTTTCTTGTCTATCCGACGTTCGAAGTATTCCGGATGTCGCTCTATCGTTGGGGTGGCTTGTCGGGCAATAAAGTATTTGTCGGGTTTGATAATTTTAAGTATTTATGGAATGATTCGGGGTTTTACCAAGCCTTCCAGAATACGCTATTCCTTATTGTGATGGTGACGATTATTACATTAGTGTTGGCGGTATTTTTCGCTAATTTACTGATTCGAGAGAAGTTCAAGGGGAGTAATTTTTTCCGTGTGATCTTCTATATTCCCAATATTCTCTCGATTGTAGTTATTGCCGGGATATTCTCGGCGATCTATCGTCCGGGGAATGGCCTATTAGATAACTTGTTAGGCATCTTGCAGTTGGATTTCTTGAAGCGGCTCTGGCTCGGGGATCAAAATATTGTCATCTTCAGCTTGGCAGCAGCATTGATCTGGCAAGCGATCGGTTATTATATGGTGATGTACATGTCTAGTATTGCTGCGATTCCGGAGAGTATGTATGAGTCAGCGGAAATTCTTGGGGCTGGGAAGTGGGTTCAGTTCAAGGATATTACGTTGCCGTTGATTTGGAATAATCTGCGCACCACGTTAACGTTCTTTATTATTAGTACGGTGAACTTGAGTTTCTTACTGGTACAGGCAATGACGGGTGGCGGTCCGGATGGGTCAACGCGTGTATTCTTATTCTACATGTATGACCAAGCGTACACGAATTCCACGTACGGTTATGGGATGGCGATCGGTGTGATTGTCTTCTTATTCACGTTCATTCTTTCAGCGATTCTGATGGGCGTGACCAAGCGGGACGTACTTGAGTATTAA
- a CDS encoding carbohydrate ABC transporter substrate-binding protein yields MKKRALLGLVSAFTLGLYACGTNDAGSDGAAEKTVEQAEDVELQEEVTLKVAALESGYGADMWQEIKEAYEAANENVTIELELAANLEEIIRPNMQAGDYPDVVLLGTGREDALTETLVREKGLENLTETLGMSVYSEDGKVGEKLMEGFTDTLVTNPYGDGETFLMPMFYTPTGLFYNEGLFEEKGWDLPETWDDMLALGEQAAEEDISLFTYPTTGYFDTIMGSMLYASGGPEFFESAMTYEEGAWESEEATRVFETLEKLGEYTHPDTVANANPQDFTQNQQLILDNKALFMPNGTWIVEEMADAPRADNFKWGMMSIPSFEEGGDRYAFTFFEQIWVPEQAQEKEAAKQFITYMYSDEAAEIFAGSGAIQPIQDSINLVSEDNKKFYSIYDEEGALPAMGGFAATNPVPGVSIADELYQQVDSVMAGEVTAKEWQASVSEAANKLRPELQQ; encoded by the coding sequence ATGAAAAAACGTGCATTATTAGGGTTAGTATCGGCGTTCACATTAGGATTATACGCATGTGGAACGAACGATGCGGGCAGTGACGGGGCAGCAGAGAAGACGGTCGAGCAAGCAGAAGATGTTGAATTACAAGAAGAAGTGACCTTGAAAGTAGCGGCCTTGGAGTCCGGATATGGGGCGGATATGTGGCAAGAGATCAAGGAAGCGTACGAAGCAGCTAACGAGAATGTGACGATTGAATTGGAACTGGCAGCGAACTTGGAAGAAATCATTCGACCAAATATGCAAGCCGGAGACTATCCAGATGTTGTCTTGTTAGGAACAGGCCGTGAAGATGCCTTGACCGAGACCTTAGTGCGAGAAAAAGGGCTAGAAAACTTAACCGAAACGCTCGGTATGTCGGTTTACAGTGAAGATGGCAAAGTCGGCGAGAAACTGATGGAAGGATTCACCGACACCTTAGTGACGAACCCTTATGGAGATGGCGAAACATTCCTAATGCCAATGTTCTACACGCCAACAGGTCTTTTCTACAATGAGGGGCTATTCGAAGAAAAAGGATGGGACTTGCCAGAGACATGGGATGATATGTTAGCTCTCGGTGAGCAAGCAGCGGAAGAAGACATCTCACTATTCACTTACCCAACAACGGGATACTTCGATACAATTATGGGGTCAATGTTGTACGCATCAGGTGGTCCTGAGTTCTTCGAAAGTGCGATGACCTATGAAGAAGGCGCTTGGGAATCAGAAGAAGCGACACGTGTCTTCGAAACACTAGAGAAGCTAGGGGAGTACACGCACCCTGATACAGTAGCGAACGCGAACCCACAAGACTTTACGCAGAACCAACAGTTAATTTTGGACAATAAAGCCTTATTCATGCCAAACGGAACTTGGATTGTTGAAGAGATGGCCGATGCACCGCGCGCAGATAACTTCAAGTGGGGGATGATGTCGATTCCATCCTTTGAAGAAGGTGGCGACCGCTATGCGTTCACATTCTTCGAGCAAATCTGGGTACCAGAACAAGCACAAGAGAAAGAGGCAGCGAAGCAATTCATCACCTACATGTACTCAGATGAAGCCGCTGAAATCTTCGCTGGATCAGGAGCGATTCAACCGATTCAAGACTCGATCAACTTAGTAAGTGAAGACAATAAGAAATTCTATTCGATCTATGATGAAGAGGGTGCCTTGCCAGCAATGGGTGGATTCGCAGCGACAAACCCAGTACCAGGTGTCAGTATTGCCGATGAGTTATACCAACAAGTCGATAGTGTCATGGCGGGTGAAGTAACTGCAAAAGAATGGCAAGCAAGCGTAAGTGAAGCCGCTAATAAATTACGACCAGAATTGCAACAATAA
- a CDS encoding adenylosuccinate synthase, whose amino-acid sequence MTAIVVVGTQWGDEGKGKITDFLSKDAHVIARYQGGDNAGHTIQFDNQKFGLHLVPSGIFSPDKLSIIGNGVVINPKSLVSELAEIEEKGVQTDNLRISSRAHIILPYHIAFDKLQEQSKGDQKIGTTNKGIGPCYSDKMARIGIRMCDLLDKDIFREKLAHTLAFKNAILTKVYAEQPLDFEAIFEEYYAYGQQLKQYVTDTSVILNQAIDQGERVLFEGAQGNLLDIDHGTYPFVTSSNPVAGGVTTGTGVGPTKIDAVIGVCKAYTSRVGEGPYPTELFNEIGDQIREVGREYGTTTGRPRRVGWFDSVVMAHSCRVSGITKLSLNSIDVLSGLETVKICTGYQTPTGDIITHYPASLEELSKMEPVYEELPGWDEDITGIREYDNLPDNAKRYVERISELVGAPIATVSVGPDREQTIILQDIWNG is encoded by the coding sequence ATGACAGCAATAGTTGTTGTGGGTACACAATGGGGAGACGAAGGAAAAGGGAAAATCACCGACTTTCTCAGCAAAGATGCACACGTCATCGCACGTTACCAAGGAGGGGATAATGCCGGCCATACGATTCAGTTCGATAATCAGAAGTTCGGTCTGCATCTCGTGCCATCTGGAATCTTCTCTCCAGACAAACTCAGCATCATCGGGAACGGTGTCGTCATCAATCCGAAATCACTCGTCTCCGAACTAGCTGAAATCGAAGAAAAAGGCGTCCAAACCGATAACTTGCGCATCTCATCGCGTGCACACATCATCTTGCCTTATCACATCGCCTTCGATAAATTACAAGAACAATCAAAAGGTGATCAAAAAATTGGTACGACTAACAAAGGAATCGGCCCATGCTATAGCGACAAAATGGCCCGCATCGGTATCCGCATGTGTGACTTATTGGACAAAGACATCTTCCGCGAAAAATTAGCACATACTTTAGCATTCAAAAATGCCATCTTAACTAAAGTCTATGCCGAGCAGCCACTTGACTTCGAGGCGATCTTCGAAGAATACTATGCATACGGCCAACAATTAAAACAATATGTGACCGATACATCCGTTATCTTGAACCAAGCGATTGATCAAGGCGAGCGCGTCCTCTTCGAAGGAGCACAAGGAAACTTACTCGACATCGACCATGGAACCTACCCATTCGTCACCTCTTCTAACCCAGTCGCGGGTGGCGTCACAACCGGAACTGGTGTCGGCCCAACCAAAATCGATGCGGTCATCGGCGTCTGTAAAGCCTACACATCCCGTGTCGGTGAAGGCCCTTATCCAACTGAACTCTTCAATGAGATTGGCGACCAAATTCGTGAAGTCGGCCGTGAATACGGCACAACCACCGGACGTCCCCGTCGTGTGGGTTGGTTCGATAGCGTCGTAATGGCCCACTCTTGCCGTGTCTCTGGTATTACCAAGCTATCACTCAACAGTATCGACGTCTTAAGTGGCTTAGAGACAGTCAAAATCTGTACTGGCTACCAGACACCAACTGGCGACATCATCACTCATTACCCAGCAAGCTTAGAAGAGCTCAGCAAGATGGAACCGGTCTATGAAGAACTACCTGGATGGGATGAAGACATTACCGGTATTCGCGAATACGACAACTTACCAGATAATGCCAAGCGCTATGTCGAACGCATCAGCGAACTTGTCGGCGCCCCGATCGCAACAGTCTCAGTCGGCCCCGACCGCGAGCAAACCATCATCTTACAAGATATCTGGAACGGATAA
- the gnpA gene encoding 1,3-beta-galactosyl-N-acetylhexosamine phosphorylase: MDKRARVTLPTEENFFEETKELMARWGADAIRDSDGTELEKNIMQLPAKVYKTYFVARGHNEFIKGHLEERQQVYLMSKRCVATGDYTLEIDLMDGYYREQLEPDYTHDPKRWWEVINRTTGEVIPPEQWQVKRSEGVVVIDHIQPFHEYTVSFLAYIKWDPTHMYNHITNDWGDTPHDIPFDVHQPNSRQFMQDYLRQWLADNPETDVVRFTTFFYHFTLIFNDLAKEKFVDWFGYGATVSVKALEAFEEAKGYALRPEDLVDNGYYNTAFRVPSAAYLDYIDYISEFVCEEARQLVEIVHEHDKEAMMFLGDNWIGTEPYGKYFERIGMDAVVGSVGDGATLRMISDIPHIKYSEGRFLPYFFPDTFYEGNNPVVEANERWIAARRAQLRSPLDRMGYGGYPSLAYKFPEFVDYIEEVTDEFRDIVDKIDGCQPEVKLTVGIMSAWGSLRTWQHFMVAHALWYKQIYSYLGILESLSGMAVDVKFVSFDEVVSGECLAELDVLINAGDEMTAFSGGQQWAKPELQTAIRRFVHRGGGFVGVGDPSAYQQNGRHFQLADVLGVDKEVGFSLSTNAPENAPVASHFITDGLGELDFGEGKANIYPTSRETTILVGSEHGEVSLSTATYGRGRSVYLAGLPYSIANTRLLLKVLLYAAGKEADYEIWHASNPNVEVNVYPEKGLYAIVNNTTVAQETEIFDGEGQVETITLAPSELRWEELS; the protein is encoded by the coding sequence ATGGATAAACGAGCAAGAGTAACATTACCGACAGAAGAGAATTTTTTTGAAGAGACGAAGGAATTAATGGCGCGTTGGGGAGCTGATGCGATTCGTGATAGTGATGGGACCGAGTTGGAGAAAAATATTATGCAGTTGCCGGCGAAGGTGTATAAGACGTATTTCGTCGCGCGGGGACATAATGAATTTATTAAAGGACACTTGGAAGAACGTCAACAAGTTTATTTGATGAGTAAGCGGTGTGTTGCTACGGGAGATTATACGCTGGAGATTGACTTGATGGATGGCTATTACCGCGAGCAGCTAGAACCGGATTACACGCATGATCCGAAGCGGTGGTGGGAAGTAATCAACCGGACGACCGGGGAAGTGATTCCCCCTGAGCAGTGGCAAGTGAAGCGCAGTGAAGGAGTAGTTGTAATTGACCATATTCAGCCCTTCCATGAATATACTGTGTCCTTCTTAGCCTATATTAAGTGGGACCCTACGCATATGTACAATCATATTACGAATGACTGGGGGGACACCCCGCATGATATTCCATTCGATGTGCATCAGCCGAATTCGCGTCAATTTATGCAAGATTACTTGCGTCAATGGTTGGCGGATAATCCGGAGACAGATGTGGTGCGGTTTACTACCTTCTTCTACCACTTTACTTTAATTTTTAATGACTTAGCGAAGGAAAAATTTGTCGATTGGTTTGGATATGGCGCGACGGTTTCGGTGAAGGCCTTAGAAGCGTTCGAAGAAGCGAAAGGGTATGCTTTACGTCCAGAAGATTTAGTCGATAATGGGTATTATAATACTGCTTTCCGTGTGCCAAGTGCGGCGTATCTGGATTATATTGATTATATTTCTGAGTTTGTCTGTGAAGAAGCGCGTCAGTTAGTCGAGATTGTCCATGAACATGATAAGGAAGCGATGATGTTCTTAGGTGATAACTGGATCGGAACGGAACCTTATGGCAAATATTTTGAGCGTATTGGGATGGATGCCGTTGTGGGAAGTGTCGGGGATGGAGCGACGTTACGGATGATTTCTGATATTCCTCATATTAAGTACTCGGAAGGGCGCTTCTTACCGTACTTCTTCCCAGACACATTCTATGAAGGAAATAATCCAGTGGTCGAAGCGAATGAGCGTTGGATCGCTGCACGACGAGCACAATTGCGCAGTCCGCTTGATCGGATGGGATATGGAGGATATCCGAGTTTAGCGTATAAATTCCCTGAGTTTGTGGATTATATCGAAGAAGTGACGGATGAATTCCGTGATATTGTGGATAAGATAGATGGCTGTCAGCCTGAAGTCAAACTCACTGTGGGGATAATGAGTGCTTGGGGAAGCTTACGTACATGGCAACACTTCATGGTGGCGCATGCCCTATGGTACAAGCAGATTTATTCTTATTTAGGGATTTTAGAGTCATTGAGTGGAATGGCTGTGGATGTGAAATTTGTCAGCTTCGATGAGGTTGTTAGCGGAGAATGTTTAGCAGAACTGGATGTACTGATTAATGCCGGTGATGAGATGACTGCTTTCTCTGGAGGGCAACAGTGGGCTAAGCCAGAGTTGCAGACGGCGATTCGACGTTTTGTTCATCGTGGGGGTGGCTTCGTTGGTGTCGGCGATCCGAGTGCATACCAACAAAATGGCCGTCACTTCCAATTGGCGGATGTCTTAGGTGTGGATAAAGAAGTGGGCTTCAGTCTGTCTACTAATGCGCCGGAGAATGCTCCCGTTGCGTCGCACTTTATTACAGATGGGTTGGGCGAGCTTGATTTTGGCGAAGGGAAGGCCAATATTTATCCAACGAGTCGCGAGACAACGATTCTAGTGGGAAGCGAACATGGAGAAGTGTCGCTAAGTACCGCAACGTATGGACGTGGGCGCTCGGTCTATCTAGCAGGATTGCCGTATAGTATTGCAAATACGCGCTTGTTGCTGAAAGTGTTGCTCTATGCGGCCGGTAAGGAAGCAGACTACGAAATCTGGCACGCCTCCAATCCGAATGTGGAAGTCAATGTGTATCCTGAAAAAGGACTCTATGCGATTGTGAATAACACAACTGTCGCACAGGAAACAGAGATCTTCGATGGGGAAGGTCAGGTCGAGACGATAACGTTAGCACCGAGTGAATTGAGATGGGAGGAGCTCTCATGA
- a CDS encoding AraC family transcriptional regulator, which yields MSYQIHKIDHSISRLPLKLLYITHSSYDKGWHSTQHAHNFIELFYIISGEGAFIVDQKEKQVKKNELIMINAHIQHTEKSSNEKSLEYITLGFDGVSLAHKDQSHINLIHYHDRQIELLGFIQYILSELKHDQPNVSLVAQNILEIILLKLSQYNNLSFNDQPDTQISANILQIKQYIDLNYSDNITLQTLADLSHLSKYYISHSFKEEVGQSPIDYLNTQRIENAKILLESTNYSITEIARFTGFSSQSFFSQRFKEFIGQSPSRYRKQHIQSTPL from the coding sequence ATGTCATATCAAATCCACAAAATAGACCACTCGATCTCGCGTTTACCCTTAAAATTATTATATATTACCCATTCCTCTTATGATAAAGGATGGCACAGTACCCAACACGCCCATAATTTTATCGAATTATTTTATATCATTAGCGGTGAAGGGGCGTTCATTGTTGACCAAAAAGAAAAACAGGTCAAAAAGAACGAACTCATTATGATTAATGCCCATATCCAGCACACTGAAAAATCATCCAATGAGAAGTCGCTCGAGTATATTACCTTGGGCTTCGACGGTGTATCTCTCGCACATAAAGATCAGTCACATATTAACTTAATTCATTATCACGACCGTCAGATTGAGCTGCTTGGTTTTATTCAATATATCTTATCGGAACTGAAGCACGATCAACCCAATGTATCACTTGTCGCTCAGAATATCTTAGAGATTATTCTCTTGAAGCTCAGTCAGTACAATAACTTATCCTTCAACGACCAACCCGACACCCAAATCTCGGCCAATATCTTACAAATTAAACAATATATTGATCTTAATTATAGTGACAATATTACACTCCAAACCTTAGCCGATCTTAGCCACCTCAGTAAATATTATATCTCTCATTCATTCAAGGAAGAAGTTGGTCAGTCACCTATTGATTATTTGAATACTCAACGTATTGAGAATGCTAAGATTTTGTTAGAGAGTACCAACTATTCGATTACCGAGATTGCACGTTTTACCGGTTTCTCGTCACAATCCTTCTTCTCACAACGCTTTAAAGAATTTATCGGCCAATCACCGAGCCGCTATCGCAAACAGCACATCCAATCCACTCCATTATAA
- a CDS encoding carbohydrate ABC transporter permease produces the protein MSKFSTQKLYKIFVYVALITLAISIIIPVGWVFMASIKQASEFYGSPWVMPETVYIQNFIDAFVDANMGQYFMNSVIVTAIAMAILLVVALPAAYVLARFDFKGVGFIKTFIRAGLFVNISFIVVPIFLMLLGWDGAVRDLMGGSFFVNNRFMLALIYAATALPFTIFLLSSYFETLPSDFEEAAYIDGAGYFKTMVTVMIPMAKPSIITVILFQFLAFWNEYILALTLLPNNQYKTLPVGLINLMAAERAAANYGRLYAGMVIVMLPTLILYILVQKRLTQGMTAGGVKG, from the coding sequence ATGTCGAAATTTTCAACCCAAAAATTGTATAAAATCTTTGTTTATGTGGCGTTAATAACACTAGCGATCTCGATTATTATTCCGGTAGGCTGGGTCTTTATGGCTTCGATTAAGCAAGCATCGGAATTCTATGGGAGTCCGTGGGTGATGCCAGAGACCGTCTATATCCAGAACTTTATCGATGCATTTGTCGATGCCAATATGGGTCAATATTTTATGAACTCAGTCATTGTAACAGCAATAGCGATGGCGATTCTGTTAGTAGTGGCTCTGCCGGCTGCGTACGTATTAGCTCGGTTTGATTTTAAGGGAGTGGGCTTTATTAAGACGTTTATTCGCGCAGGTTTGTTTGTGAATATTAGTTTTATTGTGGTGCCGATCTTCTTAATGTTACTGGGCTGGGATGGTGCAGTGCGCGACTTGATGGGCGGTAGCTTTTTCGTGAACAATCGCTTCATGCTGGCGTTGATTTATGCTGCGACGGCATTACCCTTTACGATTTTCTTATTGAGTAGTTATTTCGAAACCTTGCCGTCTGATTTCGAAGAAGCGGCTTATATCGATGGGGCAGGCTACTTCAAGACAATGGTAACGGTGATGATTCCGATGGCGAAGCCGAGTATTATTACAGTCATTTTGTTCCAGTTTTTAGCGTTTTGGAATGAGTATATTTTGGCGTTGACACTTTTGCCGAATAATCAATACAAGACATTACCGGTCGGGTTGATTAATCTGATGGCGGCAGAGCGGGCGGCGGCCAATTACGGGCGGCTCTATGCGGGGATGGTTATTGTGATGTTGCCAACGCTGATCTTATATATTTTAGTGCAGAAACGTCTGACACAAGGTATGACAGCAGGCGGGGTGAAAGGCTAG